From one Trifolium pratense cultivar HEN17-A07 linkage group LG1, ARS_RC_1.1, whole genome shotgun sequence genomic stretch:
- the LOC123892609 gene encoding B3 domain-containing protein REM19-like, with protein MKHDTFELTVNSSLYPYVPNAFLRRHKECWGKFVELKVDEKSWSVKVKYYPGGSKLSVGWTEFKEECKLEIGDRCRFKLIDEKKFVFEVSFERVLYV; from the exons ATGAAACATGACACATTCGAGCTTACTGTCAATTCATCCTTATACCCG TATGTACCAAATGCTTTTTTGCGTAGGCACAAAGAATGTTGGGGAAAATTCGTGGAGTTGAAAGTGGATGAAAAGTCATGGTCTGTAAAAGTGAAGTATTATCCTGGAGGCAGTAAATTATCTGTAGGTTGGACAGAGTTTAAGGAAGAATGCAAATTGGAGATTGGAGACCGTTGTCGCTTTAAGTTGATTGATGAgaaaaaatttgtgtttgaagTTTCATTTGAAAGAGttttatatgtttaa